The genomic interval GGTTGCCGAGGAAGTTAGAAATCTGGCCCAGCGCAGCGCTAAAGCTGCACAGGAGACAACTGAGCTGATTGAAAACTCGGTTGGCAAAGTAGATACCGGAACGAAATTAGCGAATGTGACAGCCAAGGCTCTGGAGCAAATTGTTGACGGCGTTGCTGAAGTTACGGATTTGGTTGGTGAAATTGCCATAGCCTCAAATGAGCAAGCTAAAGGTATCGAGCAAGTGAATGCAGGTTTGGGGCAAATTAATGAAGTAACCATGACCAACACAGCCAGCGCCCAAGAGAGCGCTTCTGCCACTGAAGAACTTTCAAGTCAGGCCGAGCAGCTCAAACATATTTTGAGTAAATTCAAATTGAAGAATCAACCTGAGCAACCCGGTGCAGTCAGTCATTCTCCGAGCCAAGTTAAAATTGTAGATAAAATTGACTTTTCCGCTGACGATGAAAGCTGGGGCGGTCAGAAAGAACAGGATTCAGGTTCGGATTTTATCGCGTTGGACGATGATGAGTTTGGTAAGTTCTAAATGAAAACGAAAGGATAATTGGATACGGAAATGAATTGGTTTTTTGATGGCTAAAGGTTTTTAGCAATGTTTAGCTAAACATTGATAGGTCATCAAATGTAAACTAACCACTGCAATCCAACTGCCCGAAGAACTAGACAAAAATAGAGTACGTGCGGGGGTTAAGGCCACAACACATTTAAACGAATGCGACTGCTTACCGCAGTTGAACCTTAGGATTATAAACAATGTTTTTGAAGAAACTGAAGATAAAATTTAGAATGCTGCTGTTTTTCATAACCGCAATTGTAATGGCCATGACCGCTATCATTTTAATTACATCAAATCTGACAAATAAAGCGGTTACCACTGAATTGAAATCATCCCTTCAAGTAATGATTAATACCGTTACAAATGCAGTCAGTGCGGGTCTGGAATTTGATGATAAGGATGAGGTGGCGTCGTCGGTAAATGCCTATACCCGTCAGGAGCTGTTTTCCTACATCAGTGTGTCGGACAAAGAGGGTAATGAAGTGTTCCACTACCGCAAGGCGGGACTAAAGCCTCTTGAAATGAGAGATATTAAAAGCAAGGCTGAAATTCCGAATGAGATGTTCAATCAATCACCGGTTGAGTCCAATGGAGAGCGAATTGGTACTGTAACCCTCGGAATATCGCTTGAGGAAAGAAACCAAATATTGAGTTCTACTCGCTGGGTGACTTTGATGCTCTCGGTTGGAATCACGGCAATTTTTGTGGTCATGACCCTATTTATCGCAAACAAGATTTCCAAACCCATTCAGGAAATTACTGCCATAGCTGAAAGGTTGGGGCAGGGCGACCTCAACCAGGAAATATCGATTCGAGGTGAGGATGAGATTGGCCAGCTGGCGGCTTCTTTTCGCAAGATGATAGAAGCCTTAAAATGTAAAGCAGAAGCCGCCCGGCAGATTGCAAAAGGGGCTGTAGATGTAGATGTTAAAAAATCGTCTGAAGCGGATGTGCTCGGTCAGGCGATGATAGAGATCAAAGATGCTTTGCGAGCCAAAGCACAGGTAGCAAATCAAATTTCCGAAGGAAACCTTGAAGCGGAGATAAAAGTAGCATCTGAGCAAGATGTTCTTGGCAATGCCATGGTTTCTATGTTGACAAACTTGAAAGAAGGCCGCGAGGAAGCGGGATCTGCCATGGCGAAAGTAGAAACGAATTTGAAGGAAGCCCAGACTGTAGTAGAAGAAGTAAATCGGGTTGCAACACTTCTGGAGAAAGGTAAATTGACTGAGCGTGCACGGGTTGACAATGCCGAGGGTTCTTATAAGAAATTGGTTGATGGTTTTAACAATGCCATTGAAAATATTCTCAAGCCGGTGAACGAAGCGGTTAGCTGTCTTTCGGAGATGGCTCGTGGCAACCTGACTGTGTCTGTAAACGGTGACTACCAAGGCGAACACGCGCTTATGAAGGAGTCTATGAATGCGACTTTAGCTGCTTTAAACAAAATTCTCGCCAGAGTGACGGTCACGGCCGATCGTTTTTTTAGAAGTGCGCAACAGGTTTCGGATTCCGGTCAGAATCTGTCTCAAGGTGCAACCAAACAAGCGAGCTCATTACAAGAGATTACTTCTTCTATGAGTCAGATTGGATCCCAGACGAAATTGAACGCTGAAAATGCCTCACAAGCAAGCCAGCTTTCAGGCGCGGCGCGAAATAATGCCGAGGACGGCAACAAGCAAATGAAGAAAATGCTCAAGTCCATGGACGAAATCAAATCATCCTCAGATAAGATTTACAAAATTATCAAAACGATTGATGAAATTGCTTTTCAGACGAATTTGCTTGCCTTGAATGCAGCAGTGGAAGCGGCACGAGCCGGAGTCCACGGTAAAGGTTTTGCCGTTGTTGCAGAGGAGGTGCGTAATTTAGCCCAGCGCAGTGCCAAAGCAGCACAGGAGACAACCGAGCTGATCGAAGATTCGGTCATGAAAGTTGAAGGCGGTACCAGGCTCGCTAATGTAACGGCCCAAGCTCTGGAGCAAATCGTTGACGGCGTCGCTAAAGTCACGGATTTAGTCGGTGAAATTGCCACCGCCTCTAATGAACAAGCTGCGGGTATCCAGCAAGTAAACTCCGGGCTGAATCAAATAGAACAGGTGACCCAGGGGAATGCGGCTGCTGCCGAAGAGACCGCTGCAGCGGCCCAGGAACTTTCCAGCCAGGCGGTTGAGCTAAAAAGTATGATGAGTAAATTTAATCTTCGCAACCAGGGGCCGATAAATAATGAATCTAATTTTTCAAATGATTCAGTGACATATGTCGATGAAACGGCTGTTTCGGAAAGTGAGGAAAGCTGGGGCGGGAAAGCTGATCAAAACGATTCCGCAGACTTCATTGCTTTGGATGATGATGAGTTTGGCAAGTTTTGAGAATCCGTAGGCAACGCATATATGCGTTCCCGACATCGTTCCCATGCTCTGCTTTGGAACGAGAAGAGAAGCCGGACAACTCCGGTGAGACATCCGCAAACGATTCCGGGAATATGACCATCTTTAATGAGAACGCTAAAGTAGGTGAGGAAGATGCCTGGAGTTTCTGAAAAACTTCCTGTCACTGAAGTTAAGACAGACGATCTGATTCCCTTAAACGACAAAGAGTTTGAACTGATCAGGGACCTGGTTTACAGCAGGTTTGGCATAAACCTGACAGAACAAAAACGCTCTTTGATTGCCGGAAGATTAAATAGGACACTTCGGCAAAACGGTATCGATAGTTTCCGAGCGTATTATGATTACGTCATTTCGGATCAGACCGGGCAGGCTTTGAGCAAAATGGTTGATAAAATTTCGACCAATCACACATTTTTCTATCGCGAGAAAGAACATTTTGATTACCTGCGTGACACCGTTCTCCCTGAGCTCACGCGACAGGCTCAAAAGAGCGGCAAAAAAGTTGTGCGTATCTGGTGCGCTGCGAGTTCTTCCGGAGAGGAGCCCTATACTTTAGCCATGCTGCTTTGTGAATATTTTAAAAGTGATTTGGCTGCATGGGATGTCGGGATACTGGCCACGGATATTTCTTTCGATATCTTGGAGAGCGCTAAGAAAGGGATCTACGACGACCGCAATGTTTCACAACTTCCAAAAGAATTGAGAAATAGATATCTTAAAAAGCTTCCGGAAAATAAGTGGGAGGTCAATAATAAAATTAAAGAGTTGGTGCTTTTCAGACGACTTAATCTTATGCGCCAAGAGTTCCCGTTTCGAGGAAAATTTCAGGTCATATTTTCGCGGAATGTGATGATATATTTTGATGAACCCACCCGCGAATCTTTGGTCAAACGATACCATCGTTATATGGAGCCGGGTGGATATCTGTTCATTGGTCATGCTGAAACTTTGGGCCGAAATAACAATCTCTACCGTTTTTTGAAGCCGGCGGTTTATCGTAAGGAACCAATAAATGAGTAAGAAGATTCGAGTATTGGTGGTCGATGATTCCGCAATGGTTCGGAGCATCCTTTCGAAAGGTTTGGAACTGGATCCAGATATCGAGGTGGTAGGCAGCGCAGCAGATCCCTACTTTGCCAGGGATAAGATTTTAGAATTGCGGCCGGACGTCCTGACCCTCGATGTTGAAATGCCGAAAATGGATGGCGTCGAATTCCTGCGCCGCCTAATGCCGCAATATCCTGTACCCACTGTAATGGTCAGCTCTCTTACCGAGCGCGGCAAAGAGATAACCATGCAAGCTTTGGCAGCCGGGGCAGTTGATTTCGTCACCAAACCAAGCACGGATATCGCCCGCGGTCTAAACGGCATGTTAGATGATTTACGCTCGAAGGTTAAAATTGCTTCCGGGGCAAATGTCAGTTCATGGAAGAATAAGCAATATAAGCTTTCTAGGACTCTTTCATCAATACACAGCTCGCTGGCTGAATCAACGGATAAAGTGATTGCCATCGGGGCGTCCACCGGGGGGACCGAAGCCATTCGAATGATATTAACACAGCTTCCCTCAGATGTTCCTGGAGGAGTCATTGTCCAGCACATGCCGGCAGGGTTTACCAGCATGTTCGCCAAAAGCTTGAATGAACAGTGTGCGGTCGCCGTTAAAGAGGCAGAGCCCGGAGACCGGGTGATGCGGGGAAGGTTTTTAATTGCGCCAGGAGATTTTCATATGACCGTAAAACGGTCGGGAGGTATTTACGTGGTTGAATGCAATAAGAACGGGAAAGTGTGCGGCCATCGTCCTTCTGTTGAAGTTCTTTTTCAGTCCGTTGCGAAATATGTTGGGAATAATGCAGTGGGGGTTGTTTTGACCGGAATGGGAAATGATGGGGCTGACGGTTTGGTTTCTATGCGAGAAAGAGGTGCCCGCACAATAGCCCAGGACGAGTCTACAAGCGTGGTTTTCGGAATGCCAAAAGTAGCATTTGAACGAGGAGGAACAGATAAATTAGTTCCCATACATAAGGTTGCGAGTGAAGTTATGAGTATGCTTTTGGAGAAAAACCAGTGAATGTGATTTATGTAGGTGTTGGAGAATATGCAACTTCTGTGACGCCCGGAGAAATTGTAAAAACTTTGGCTTTGGGGTCGTGCGTTGCAGTTGTCATGTTAAATGCGAAAAACAAGTCAGTTGGTTTGGTGCACATCGCATTGCCCGAATCTTCTATCAACAAAAAAAGAGCCAAGGAAAAACCTGGCATGTTTGTCGATACCGGCATTCCTGATTTGCTGGAAGAAATGAAGAAATTAGGTTATGACGGAAGCAGCGGATTGATTATAAAACTTGCAGGAGGTGCAAGTATCATGGACCCGAATGAAACCTTTAAAATTGGTAAGCGTAATGTTCTGGCTATTCGAAAAACTCTTTGGCGCTTTCGTTTGGGTACGATTGCCGAAGATGTTGGCGGAAATATCAGCCGGAGCGTTGCAATTGATATGAACACAGGAAAAGTCATTATCTCTTCACCAGGAAGAGGGGAGTGGGAATTATGAGTATGATAGAACAAATTACTCAGCGAATTAAAGAACAACCGTTGCCTTCATTGGTTGCCTTTGAAATATTAAAAACGATTGAAGATGAAGATCACTCGATGAAGGCTGTGGTACGATTGGTTGAAAACGATGCCTCTTTGACCTCGGAAGTGCTCAAGATGGCCAACTCCGCGGCTTACTACCGCGGCCAACCGGTGACCACCGTGAGCAGGGCTGTCTTACTCATGGGAGAAATGATGGTCGTTGGCGTTGCGATATGCGTATCCACTTCAATTGTTTATCAGAAACCCCTGGATGGCTATGATAGTCCGGAAGGTGAACTTTGGGACCATTCGCTGCGAAGCGCGATTGCATGTCGGGAACTGGCTAAGTTTACAAAGGGAAAAGTGAATCCCGGCCTGGCTTTTACCGCAGGTTTGCTGCACGATATCGGTAAGTCGGTTATTTCTGAGTTTTTAGTCGGCAGCACGGAAGAGATGACTGATTTATGTACTGGCAAGGAAGCAGCGGACTATATCGAAGCCGAAAGAAGAGCCGTGGGAACCGATCACTGTGAAGTTGGCTACTCGCTGGCGCAAAGGTGGGGGTTGCCCGAGATGCTCTGTATGGCTATTCGCGATCACCACCATCCGGCCAAGACCGAAAATGAGTATAAAGCTCTGGTTTATACGGTTCATCTCGGGGATATTGTTTCCATGCTCGGCGGCGGGGGCACCGGATCCGACAGTCTGGCTTATACAGTAGATAACGAATATGAAAAATATCTCAATATCCAGCAAGATCAGTTAAGCGAAATTTTATTAAAAGTTGGGGAAGATTTTGCTGAACTAAAAGAGACTTTAAGGTTATAAGGGAAGCTTGAAAATGATTAAAAAAATAATCATTGTTGACGATTCTGCAACTGCACGGATGATCATCAAACGTTGTTTAGAAATCGCCGGATTCCTTGATGTCCAAGTGATAGAAGCGAATGACGGCCAGAAAGCGCTAAGCCTGGCTAAGGAAAACCAGGCTGATCTGCTAATTACAGACTTAAACATGCCGAACATGGATGGACGCACTTTATTAAAACGTGTGAAAGCAAGTCCGCGTTTAAATCACATGCCGGTCCTGGTCATTTCCAGCCTCAGTAATGAGGCCGTTGAAAAAGAGCTTGTTGAATTGGGCGCTTTGGCTGTTGTTAGTAAGCCGATATCGCCAACAAGCGTTTCGGAAGCGCTACAAAATATAAATGAAGAAAATAACGAAGAAAACCAGTGGGGTTAATCACATGATCGAAACGATGGATAATATTCAAACTAAACTGGCATCGGCTATTTCCAAGACCATGGAAAGTATGACCTTCGAAGATGTGGAAATCGTAACTGACGAGACCGTTGATCCATATCTTGGGGACCATAAGCTCTGGGCCGTTTTACCGGTTATCGAACCTTATTCAGGGGAATTGGTTCTCGTAGTTCCACTGGCGTGTGCTAAAATTCTTGCGGCAGAAGCCTTCGGAGAAATTGATGCCGAGCGCTCTCTTGAAGAATTGCAAGATCTTGTTGGGGAAATCCTCAATACGCTGGCAGGCAGGTTCCTGGATGAATTGACGCCTTCCGGGGAAACATTTCAGCTTGGCGTGCCCACGAAAGGTCAGGGAAAGTTGCCGCAATTCGATGATGAGATAACTTCTATCTTATGGGGTATGGGAGAGTATTATTTAAAGACACTTGTGGTTGGCAAGGAATTGCAAAGAGCTAACGATATTAAAAAACGAGGAAGTTTATAACCCTAATGAAAGTTTTGATTGTTGATGATTCTGCTGTGATGCGTAAGATAGTTATGAAAGCGCTCATGGAAGCCGGCCACACCGA from candidate division KSB1 bacterium carries:
- a CDS encoding HAMP domain-containing protein is translated as MFLKKLKIKFRMLLFFITAIVMAMTAIILITSNLTNKAVTTELKSSLQVMINTVTNAVSAGLEFDDKDEVASSVNAYTRQELFSYISVSDKEGNEVFHYRKAGLKPLEMRDIKSKAEIPNEMFNQSPVESNGERIGTVTLGISLEERNQILSSTRWVTLMLSVGITAIFVVMTLFIANKISKPIQEITAIAERLGQGDLNQEISIRGEDEIGQLAASFRKMIEALKCKAEAARQIAKGAVDVDVKKSSEADVLGQAMIEIKDALRAKAQVANQISEGNLEAEIKVASEQDVLGNAMVSMLTNLKEGREEAGSAMAKVETNLKEAQTVVEEVNRVATLLEKGKLTERARVDNAEGSYKKLVDGFNNAIENILKPVNEAVSCLSEMARGNLTVSVNGDYQGEHALMKESMNATLAALNKILARVTVTADRFFRSAQQVSDSGQNLSQGATKQASSLQEITSSMSQIGSQTKLNAENASQASQLSGAARNNAEDGNKQMKKMLKSMDEIKSSSDKIYKIIKTIDEIAFQTNLLALNAAVEAARAGVHGKGFAVVAEEVRNLAQRSAKAAQETTELIEDSVMKVEGGTRLANVTAQALEQIVDGVAKVTDLVGEIATASNEQAAGIQQVNSGLNQIEQVTQGNAAAAEETAAAAQELSSQAVELKSMMSKFNLRNQGPINNESNFSNDSVTYVDETAVSESEESWGGKADQNDSADFIALDDDEFGKF
- a CDS encoding protein-glutamate O-methyltransferase CheR, producing MPGVSEKLPVTEVKTDDLIPLNDKEFELIRDLVYSRFGINLTEQKRSLIAGRLNRTLRQNGIDSFRAYYDYVISDQTGQALSKMVDKISTNHTFFYREKEHFDYLRDTVLPELTRQAQKSGKKVVRIWCAASSSGEEPYTLAMLLCEYFKSDLAAWDVGILATDISFDILESAKKGIYDDRNVSQLPKELRNRYLKKLPENKWEVNNKIKELVLFRRLNLMRQEFPFRGKFQVIFSRNVMIYFDEPTRESLVKRYHRYMEPGGYLFIGHAETLGRNNNLYRFLKPAVYRKEPINE
- a CDS encoding chemotaxis response regulator protein-glutamate methylesterase, translated to MSKKIRVLVVDDSAMVRSILSKGLELDPDIEVVGSAADPYFARDKILELRPDVLTLDVEMPKMDGVEFLRRLMPQYPVPTVMVSSLTERGKEITMQALAAGAVDFVTKPSTDIARGLNGMLDDLRSKVKIASGANVSSWKNKQYKLSRTLSSIHSSLAESTDKVIAIGASTGGTEAIRMILTQLPSDVPGGVIVQHMPAGFTSMFAKSLNEQCAVAVKEAEPGDRVMRGRFLIAPGDFHMTVKRSGGIYVVECNKNGKVCGHRPSVEVLFQSVAKYVGNNAVGVVLTGMGNDGADGLVSMRERGARTIAQDESTSVVFGMPKVAFERGGTDKLVPIHKVASEVMSMLLEKNQ
- a CDS encoding chemotaxis protein CheD, with product MNVIYVGVGEYATSVTPGEIVKTLALGSCVAVVMLNAKNKSVGLVHIALPESSINKKRAKEKPGMFVDTGIPDLLEEMKKLGYDGSSGLIIKLAGGASIMDPNETFKIGKRNVLAIRKTLWRFRLGTIAEDVGGNISRSVAIDMNTGKVIISSPGRGEWEL
- a CDS encoding HDOD domain-containing protein, with the translated sequence MSMIEQITQRIKEQPLPSLVAFEILKTIEDEDHSMKAVVRLVENDASLTSEVLKMANSAAYYRGQPVTTVSRAVLLMGEMMVVGVAICVSTSIVYQKPLDGYDSPEGELWDHSLRSAIACRELAKFTKGKVNPGLAFTAGLLHDIGKSVISEFLVGSTEEMTDLCTGKEAADYIEAERRAVGTDHCEVGYSLAQRWGLPEMLCMAIRDHHHPAKTENEYKALVYTVHLGDIVSMLGGGGTGSDSLAYTVDNEYEKYLNIQQDQLSEILLKVGEDFAELKETLRL
- a CDS encoding response regulator, whose product is MKKIIIVDDSATARMIIKRCLEIAGFLDVQVIEANDGQKALSLAKENQADLLITDLNMPNMDGRTLLKRVKASPRLNHMPVLVISSLSNEAVEKELVELGALAVVSKPISPTSVSEALQNINEENNEENQWG
- a CDS encoding chemotaxis protein CheX → MKKITKKTSGVNHMIETMDNIQTKLASAISKTMESMTFEDVEIVTDETVDPYLGDHKLWAVLPVIEPYSGELVLVVPLACAKILAAEAFGEIDAERSLEELQDLVGEILNTLAGRFLDELTPSGETFQLGVPTKGQGKLPQFDDEITSILWGMGEYYLKTLVVGKELQRANDIKKRGSL